From the Paenibacillus sp. MMS20-IR301 genome, the window TGGTCGCTGTAGGTGAAGCGGCTGCGGCTATTGAAGCAGACTGGAATGCGGAATCGCTCACGGATCTGCGGCTCAGCGAGCTGCAATATTATGAGAATCCGGTGATTCCCGGGTTCCATCCGGATCCGAGCGTGTGCCGGGTAGGCTCCGACTATTATCTGGTAACCAGCTCTTTCCAGTACTTTCCCGGAGTCCCGGTCTTCCATAGCAGGGATCTGGTGAACTGGCAGCAGATCGGTCATTGCCTTACACGCAAAAGCCAGCTTGATCTGGGCGGCTGCGCCAGCTCAATGGGGATTTTTGCCCCGACCCTGAGGTTTCATCAGGGCCGGTTCTATATGATTACTACCAATACCCATAGCTTCCGGAATTTCTATGTCTGGTCGGAGGCACCGGAAGGGCCATGGTCCGAGCCGGTATGGCTGGACTGGCCGGGCATTGACCCGTCCCTGTTCTTCGACGAGGATAACCGGGTCTATCTTACAGGCAACGGCGGGTTCCGGGGAGATGAGCCGCGTGGCATCTATCAGGCGGAGCTGGACATAGAGACCGGCAAGCTGCTGACGGAGCGCCGCTTCATCTGGAGCGGCACCGGAGGAAAGGCGCCGGAAGCTCCGCATCTGTACCGCATACAGGGGATGTACTATCTGCTGATTGCCGAAGGCGGAACGGAATACGGACATATGGTCACTGTAGCCCGGAGTGCAAGCCCGTACGGGCCGTTTCAGAGCTGCCCGTCGAATCCCATCCTTACGCACCGCAGTCTGGAGCATCCCATACAGGCGACTGGCCACGCCGATCTGGTGCAGCATGAGGACGGCAGCTGGTGGGCGGTCTTCCTGGGCATCCGCCCGGCGCCGGTCCCTTTCGGGGGACAGCATCACTATCTCGGGCGCGAAACCTTCCTCTCTCCGGTTACCTGGAGTGAGGACGGCTGGCCGGTAATTGGCGATCAGGGGACGGCAGGGGAGCGGATGGAGCTTCGTTCACTCCGCCCGGGAAAACGCCGCCCG encodes:
- a CDS encoding glycoside hydrolase family 43 protein, producing MQYYENPVIPGFHPDPSVCRVGSDYYLVTSSFQYFPGVPVFHSRDLVNWQQIGHCLTRKSQLDLGGCASSMGIFAPTLRFHQGRFYMITTNTHSFRNFYVWSEAPEGPWSEPVWLDWPGIDPSLFFDEDNRVYLTGNGGFRGDEPRGIYQAELDIETGKLLTERRFIWSGTGGKAPEAPHLYRIQGMYYLLIAEGGTEYGHMVTVARSASPYGPFQSCPSNPILTHRSLEHPIQATGHADLVQHEDGSWWAVFLGIRPAPVPFGGQHHYLGRETFLSPVTWSEDGWPVIGDQGTAGERMELRSLRPGKRRPWNGLESFDSRGLPPEWSFLRNPAEGSWSLEARPGWLSLTGLAATLDDVSSPAFAGRRQQHFNCRVSAFLSFDPQQEGEEAGLTVYMNERYHYEIAVRLLDGRRQVILRRRAGALWKVEQEAVYEGTEIILTVQAEPALYTFGFCPPEEETVAMGTGECSLLSTEVAGGFTGVHFGLYATGNGKRSAASADFGWFKYEVLA